The Bacteroides fragilis NCTC 9343 genome includes the window CTGTGCCAATTTCCGTTTGGAAGGCATCCGCGTTCTCCCCGATCCTGAAATTGGGAGGTGCAATATTCAGCGGGAATGTGACTCCCGCATAATCGGGATATATACGGGGAATACTGTCCGTGCAGGCATCCGGTTTGCCGCATTGGGCGGTGCATGCCTGCAGGCTCCAGCTGAGAACCGTGATAAGAAGGATATAGATTGTTTTCATGTCTTTACATATTAGTTCCTTATGATTTTGTCTCCATACGGACTGATGAAGTTCAGGTAATACCAGTAGGTGTTTCCAAACTCCGTTTTCAGCCTCTGCATTTGCCTGTTTTTATACAGGCTGTAATACCTTTGGAATCTCTTTTCGGTGTTTTCGCTGACGTTGAATCCTGATTTGGAAAACGTTTCCCCGTCCACTCCCAATTTGTATATATAGAGTGCTTCTTGGTATGCGGGTGGCATTTCCGGATATTTAAAGTGCCTGATGAACTTCAGGTTATCCACAAAGCGTACTACGTTATTGCTCAGCAGTAGGTCACTCATCAGGTATTCAAAAGCCATTCTGTTTGTCGTGTCCTGCTCACACAGATATTGTAATTCCGGTCCTATATTGATGACGTTTGCAAATCGTGCGGGATGTTCCTTATTGTTTTCAAGTGCCATGCGCAGTCCCGGTACACTGCCTGCATAAAGTTGTTTTTCCAATTCTTCGGCATCTTTCCGATAGAAGAGGGACTGCTTCAGGAGATTGATGAACCGTCGTGCCACTTCAGGTCTTTTGTTTACTATGTTGTATCGTGCCAGGTTAAGCAAATGGGGTGCCGTTTCTCCCCATACCACCATTGCTTCGAATTCCCACCGCTGTGCTTCGTTGATGTACCCTAAGTCTTCATATATAAAATGTCCGTACTCACTCTCACGGCTATCGCTGTTCCATGGGAAGTATAGCGCCTTGACTCCCAGTTTTTGTGGGTAATCGAATAGTTGATAAGGCAATTTTCCCGTATGGTACAGAGCCAGGTTGTGAAAGTAGGAGATCAACTGGTTGGTTCTTCCCGAGTTGATATATTTTTCGGTTTGTGTCAGTACATTTTCCCAATTCTTTTCTTTTACACTCTTTTCCGCCATTATCATAATGCGTTCGGGCATATTATATGAATGTATGAATATATAGCAAGCTCCAATGGCATATATGGTTATGAGGGCCGTAGAAATAATTAATTTTTTTTTCTTTCCGGGAACATTTATTCTACGCAGTGTAATGTTTTTCCATATTCCCGATATGAAAAATGCTACGCATCCAAGTATCAGAAGCCCTAAGAATACTCCGATAATCAGAGTCAGTGAATGATCCACAGGCAGCGTATAGATGAAAAGAGATACTGATGGGATCAATGATAATTGCAGTATGTCCGGTTGTCCGGTTATTTTTTTTATGTTGTAATGTGTCAACAGATAGATTCCCGCCAATATACCGGCTAATATAGCACTTCCTAATGCGGGTATGTAAAAGAATTGAATAATGAAATCAGTCAGATAACCAAGCAGTCCTTCCGTATGAATCTGCTTAAGAAAATATTCTTTAGAGAATAGAAATAAATGATGCTGTTCGTGATAGTATATCACATGTGACAGCACCCCTTGGTAACAAAGGAAATAGATGATAAAAAGGAGGGCGAAAAGTAGATACGGTAACCGTTTCATAAGTATAGGTGGAAGATAATAAGTGAAATGAGGGCATTCCAAATAGAATGCCCCCATTATCTAAAACACTATTATTAATAACCCGGATTCTGTGTGAGGGCAGGATTCAAGTCTATTTCACTCTGAGGTACAGGGAACAAATAGTTGTTGTCCGAGTATCTGCTTCCTGATAAAATAATAGGATCGCCCTGGTAAAGGATACACATCTTTCCGCCATCTACTTTCTTGTCGGGATCATTCGGATTGTCTACAATCTTATATTTCAATCCCTCAAATGGAGCATTCAGTACATCCTTTGCGATACCCCAACGACGAATATCCCACATACGTTTTCCTCCTTCCAGGCAGAATTCAACACGCCATTCGTTACGGATACGCTGACGGAGGTCATCTTGTGTTGCGCAATAGGTCGGTTTAGAAGGATCTGTATTTTGGAGTTCGGGCATACCTACACGACGTCTAACCTGGTTTACTGCGTCAAAAGCCTCCGGATCTAATCCCTGCAGCTCGTTTTTAGCTTCAGCATAAGTCAGAAGTACTTCTGCATAGCGGATGTGAACCCAATCTTTACCCATGTTCCAGCCATCTGACAGAGGATCCAAACTCGGATCTAACCATTTTTGTCCGTAATATCCGGTCTCTGTAGCATCATTATGTTGATTGATACCGGTACTACCGCTTGATGCTAAAGGAGCAACTTTTATTGTTACACCATACATTTCTTCACCGTCATGCAGAATGTCTACTTCCAAACGTGGGTCACGGTTCTTGAACGGATCTGTCGGATCATATATTTTAGATTTGCTGATAGGAGCTCCTTCACTGTCTTCGAATGCGTCTACCAGACTCTGAGTCGGGTTCATACCACCCCAACCTTTTGTCGGGAAACATTCCCAACCCATCAGATAATGGGTCTTATCCGGATAGTTGAACTGAGTAACAAGGATGAACTCATCACATCCGTCAGCTTTTTCCCAAAACAACTCTGCATATTTACCTGTATTATCTTTATCGTACAATTCGTACAGTCCCAGATCCATTACATTTTTAGCTTCTGTAGCCGCAGTGTCCCAGTTTCCATAATAAAGAGCTGCTCTTGCCTTCATAGCCATAGCTGCACCTTTAGTGACGCGTCCGTAATCAGAAGCTCCCCATTCTGTTGGCAAAGCAGCGATAGCTTTGTCAAAATCAGCCATTATTTTTTCATAGACTTCTGCTCTCGGCATGCGTGTTATACCTTCCATATCTTTCAAATCTAACGGCTTGTCAATGTAAGGAACGTCACCAAACGAGCGTATCAGATTAAAATAGATATATGCTCTGAAGAAATATACCTGTCCCAATGCCTTTGTCTTGTCGGCTTCTGGATAATCAGGAATTTCATCGATTTTAGAAAGGATCAGGTTGCACTGACGAACATTGGCATAATCACCGCTCCAACCTTGATCTGCAGGGTCATAAATACCTTTTGAAACATTGCCTGCCGCCCATTTGATACCCATTGTGGCGTTATCGGAGTTAATGTCGTTGTCTTGATCCCAAGTAGACAGATAACCATAGAGATCTGAGACTACTTTGTTTGCGTCATCCGGCGTTTTCCAGAAGCTACCGTCAGAAAGTTCTTCCTGCGGATAGCGATCCAGAAAGTCGCTACAAGAGCTGAACCCTACTACAAGGGCTGTTGCAAATATATATAAGTAATTCTTTTTCATATTTTTGATAGTATTGAGGATTTAGAATGAAACTTTTAAGCCTAATGAAACTTTTTTCACGTTGGTATATGACCATCCACGTGTGCTCGATTCTTCCGGGTCAATATCTTCAAGACCACAGAATGTCAATAAATTCTCACCGGCTATGTATACTTTGATTCTGCTGACACCGATTCTGTTCAACCAACTCTTAGGTAGGTTATAGCCTAATGAAACGTTTTTCAAACGAACGTATGAGCCATCTTCCAACCAGAAAGAAGAAGTTACGAAGTTGGTCTGTGAATCTTTTGTAATACGCGGATAGCTTGCGTTGTGGTTTTCCGGTGTCCAACGATCCAAGTGTTTTTTCAGCACTTTACCGCCATTATAGAATGCGTATGAAGATTCGGCTTCACAGTATTTATCAACATCAAATGCACCTTGGAACAAAGCGGAGAAATCAAAGTCTTTCCAGAATAAATTAATGCTCAAACCACCTGTCCAACTTGGGAAGTTTTGTCCGATTACTGTACGGTCATTGGCAGCATCGATTTTACCGTCACCATTCAAATCGGCGTATTTGATATCACCTAATTTTTCTGTACCGGTACGTTTGGGTTCATTAGCCAATTCTTCTTCCGTATTAAAGTAACCAATTGCTTTGTAACCATAGAATGAACCGATAGGATAACCTTCCAGACGCCACAATTTGTTATTGTCAGGATCTTCTCCTTCAGTTCCTTCAAGGTTTGTAATGCGGTTCTTTACATAAGCGAGGTTTAAATTAACTGCATAGCTAAAATCTTTATTGATTCGATTATTGTGGAAAATATTCAAGTCGAAACCTGTATTTTCTACACTACCTGCATTCTGAACCGGTGCCGACATACCAAGAATACCTTGTACCGGGAGCTTCAATAGCATATCATCCGTTTTTTTCTTGTAAACAGAAAGCTCAAATCCGAGTTTGTTATTTAAGAATCCTGCATCTAATCCAATTTCATAGTTGGTTACAGTGGCCCATTGGAGTGCACTGTTTACGTATCTGGCTTCATAAGCAGTCGTATTCAGTGTGTTACCGAACATATAAGATCCATAAGCATAAGTTGCTACAGCGGGATAGATATCGCTCAACTCTTCGTTACCGGTACGTCCCCAACCCAAACGTAACTTCAGATTACTCATCCAATCCAGATTATCTTTAATGAAGTTCTCTTCTGAGATTCTCCATCCGGCAGAAAAAGCAGGGAATACACCCCAACGATTATCTTTCGGGAAACGTGAAGATGCATCTGCACGTAAGTTTGCTTCAAACAAATATCTGTCGGCATAATCATATTGGATACGACCGAAATATGAACGGCGGGCTAGTTCTGTGCCACCATCAGAGTTGGTTTGAGATGATTTGTCCAGTGTATTCAATGATTCGGTCAGTTCATCACTACCACCACCTTTACGTGTTGCTTCTGTGTATTTATAAATCTGCTCCCATTGTTCAAAACCAAACAATGCACCGATCGTGTGCTTTTGGAAAGATTTGTTGTAGTTTACCAATAATTGTGAAGTGTATTCATTCCAGATATAATATTTATCATATCCTTCTCTCAGACCGGAATCCGCAATGTTGGATCCTGAGCCATAAGAATAATGTTTCTTGAAATAATCGATATTACGAATATCGTTACGTACCGAGAACAAGCCTTTAACACTCAATTCCGGTAAGATATGTACAGTAGCATGCAGGATAGCATTTAACTGCTGGTCCATTTGACGGTAGAAACCGGTTCTTCCCAATTCGGCTACAGGGTTGGCTTTTCCACTGTAGTTAAATGTACCGTCTTCATTGTATACCGGCAACGTCGGGCTATTACGGGTTACCTCACTCATAAGTGTTCCGAAGCCTACGGCACCGTCTTCACGTGTTCCTCTATATCCGGATACATTCAGTCCTGCCGAGAACCATTTGCTAATTTCTGATTCAACATTGATACGACCTGTAAAACGATTGTAGTCATTTTCGTTTGTCAAACCACCCTGATAGAGGTAACCGACAGATGCACTGTAGTTTGTCTTTTCAGATCCACCATTGATTGAGAAATTATGTTGCTGTTCAAAAGCAAAATTTTTGAATGTTTCCTTATACCAATCCGTATTGGGGTGTCCTATTGGGTCACTTCCATTCCGGAAGAGTTCAATATCTTCATCACTATAAGGCAGACTGGCATTGGGATTTTCATTTTTCACAGCTTCGTTGTATAACATAGCATAATCTGCAGCACCAAGGAAGTTGAGTTTAGCGGTTGGAGTTGCCCATGCTACGCTACCTGAATATGAAACCTTGGCATCCTGTCCTTTTTTACCTTTTTTCGTTGTGATAAGGATTACACCATTAGCGGCTTGTACACCATAGATAGCGGCAGAAGCAGCATCCTTCAATACTGTCAGGCTTTCAATGTCTTGAGGGTCAATTGTATTCATACTACCCGGAACTCCATCAACAATAACCAATGGATTAGCAGCGTTCACCGAGTTCTTACCACGTACGGTGATCGTACCGGTCTGTAATCCGGGAGCACCGGAAGATTGGATAGCCGTTACACCGGGCATTGTTCCGGCCATTGCAGCAGAAACACTCGATACGGAACGAGATTCCAACGCTTCTGCATTAATAGATGATACAGAACCTGTTAAGTTAGCCTTTTTCTGTACACCATAACCTACCACCACTACTTCATCCAAAGTTTTGGTGTCTTCTTTCATGGTTATGTTGTAAGAACTTACTCCCGCTTTCAAAGAAACGATTTCAGGCACATAGCCGATATAGGTAACTTGCAATTCGTTACCTCCTACAGTTAAACTGAATTTTCCATCGATATCAGTAATCGTACCATTGGTTGGATTACCTTTTTCTACTACCGATGCACCAATAACCGGTTCGCCGGTAGTATCTTTGATGATTCCGGAAACTTTTCTCTGCTTTTGCTGTTGTGTTACCTGTACATTATTAGTTGTAACAGCAGCTGTAGATACTACGATCTGATTGTCTACAATCTTGTAGGTATATCCCGAGTTTTTGAAAACTTCGTTCAATACGGTTTCGATCGGAGCGTCGGATACGTTGATGGATACTTTCTTGTTCAGTTTTACCTGATTGTCATTGTAGAAGAAAGTGTAATCGCTTTGTTTTTCAAGTTCACGAAGTACATTTTCAATGGATACATTGGTCTTTGTCATTGAAATTTTTAGTACTTGAGCGAAGGCACTCACAGGTACCATAGCCACCAGGCTAACTGCTAAAGCAAAAGCCAGATGCTTTTTCATTCTTTGCGGACTAAACCACCGCATGTTGCATTTTCTCATAAATACGATTAATTATTAGATTGTAATTTAGATTGATAAAGTAAGCACAGGATACTTCTGAAGTATCACTGTACCAGGTTAACTTAGCTTACTGTTTTTCTCTCATTCTTTTCTTTCTTATTTAGGTTTAAAATTGATGTTTGGTATAAGTTCTAAACGAACTTGGGTGAGAAGGATGCGGATTAGAAAGTAGCGAGAGAGAATTATTGGTGAGAGAATTGGAGATACAGAATTTGAGAATAAGGCATAAAAAAGCCCGTCCATGTGTTACCATGAACGGGCTTTAACCCTCAATAAATAATGTGTTAAATTAATATCCCGGATTCTGATCGTCTTTCAACAATGGATTCAGGTCAATGGCACCTTGAGGTATAGGCATCAGCATCAAACGGTTATCCCAAACTTTATTAATTACGACATATCCGTTTGGAGCATAAGAAGGACCATTCATAGCCTTACTACAGTAATCATTACCATAACGCCGTATATCATCAAAGCGATGGCCTTCTGCTGCCAATTCAATACGCCGTTCATTACGTACAAAGGCCAGAGCTTCTTCTTTTGAAGGCATGGTAGTTGGCACATCCGGCATACCACAACGATCACGCAAATCATTCAATGCTTTTTGTACTTCTGTATCCCATCCCGAATTCTGAATACGTGCCTCTGCATAAGTTAACAATACTTCAGCATAACGAATCACCGGATAGTCTTCTTCTGCAGTCCAGGTATCGTATGGATCAAGAGTGACCATTTTACGATAAAAATATCCGGTCCATGATTCATTACCGTCTTTATTTATCAGATCCGGATCCCAACGGAAGTAGAATGTACCTTTAATGGTTTCATGCCATCCTTTGAAAGGGAACATCATAGACACATACAAGCGGCTGTCGCGGTTACGGAACTCTTTCATATAGTCATATTTCATAATATCTGTTTGTGGCACTTTTTCTATGAATTGAGATTGGCTCATATCTTTGAAATCTTTCCATATTTCCGCATAACGTTCTTTACGTTGTTCCATAGTGATGTCATTACGCATCGTTTTACCATCCACATCCCAATAGGCGTCAATCAAGTCCTGCATGGGTTCGTAAGAACAATATCCGTCATATTGAGAGAACGATTTAGGTATAAAATAGGTGTATCTGGTCCAGTCGTAATTGTTTGCATCAGCCATATACTCACGTGTTACAATATACTCCGGATTAGCGGGAGATGCATTACCTTTGTGCCACAGTGATTCATAACTGAACATACCTTTTACGAATTTATCTTTATCGATACCTTTGGCTGCATAGTCAATATATGCATCCATTTCGTCAGCTTCTTTTTGCTGTGCGGTGGTAAGCGATGATACACGGAATAAAGAATGATGTCCTTCAGATATGATTTTTCCGGCTGAAGCCTCGGCTTCAGCATAGTTGCCGAAATATAAAGCTGCACGGGCACGGAGGGCCAAAGCACCGGCACGAGTAATACGTCCGGTTTCATACAGATAACTACCGTTATAACTGTCTGGAAGAATTTCAGCTATTTCAGCCAATTCATCTAAAATAAATTTACGAACAGTTTCTACTTCATCACGTTTTACATTGGGAGCGTCATAAGCCAAAACCTCTGTAATTACAGGAACTTTTCCGAATTTTGTGGTCAAATCCAGATAGCTTAAAGCGCGGAAAAAACGTGCTTCTGCTTTCATACGTGTTTTCAGTTCTTCACTGACTGCACATTTATCTATATTCGCGATAAAGTTGTTTACTATACGAACGGTACCAAAATAGTAGCTCCCATATCCGTTGGCTGTACTAATACCATTTTGCTGGACCATTTCGAAGTTTCCTTCCCAAGGTTTATGGCTATGCGCATTGTCGGTACACAATTCATCCCAGATGTCTACACCATCTAATGTGGCATAACAAGTGTTCAAAGCATACCATGCATCTTTTTCAGTCTGCCAAAAGTTTTCTGCTGCAATGTCAGCAGGTGGAACCACATCTAAATCGCAGGCTGTCAATGCTCCTGTGAGACATAATCCCAATGCAATTTTTCTTATATTGTTTTTCATTGTGAATTCTATTTTTTAATGAATGGTTTTAGAATGATATGTTTACACCAAATGCTACCGATTTAGTCCCCAGCGTATAAATCACACCGCCGGCTGTTTCCGGATCAAAGTCTTCCATCTTTTTATCAGCACGAACCGTGAAAAGATTCTCGCCTGTTACATATACTTTCAATGACTGTAATCCCCAGTTCTTCACTGTTGCAGATGGTACTGTATATCCCAGTGACAGAGTTTTGAAACGGAAATAATCGGAATCGAACAAATGATAATCACTAAAATTACGGTTGTAAGTTGTATGTACGCTACTTGCTGAATAGATGCGAGGATATGCCGCATGTGGATTCGGATTCTCTTCCGTCCATCTTTTCAAATGATATTTTCTCGGGCTGTCCTGTCCATGGTAGAATGGATGAACGCCATAAACATCAAATGCTACTTTCGTTCCACTGATTCCTTGTCCGAACATACTGAACTCAAAACCTTTATATTGCAGACTCAAATTTACGCCATATGTAAAATCGGGTACATCTTTACCAAGAATTGTACGATCTTCATCTGTGATTTCTTGCTTATATTCGATATCACGCTGAGGAACGAATTTAATGTCACCCGCATTGGGTACCACTCCACTCAAGGTGTAGTAATGTCCGGCATCGATGTCTGCCTGAGTATAAAGTCCGTCCGTTTTAAATCCATAGAATGAACCGATTGATTCTCCCTTTTTCAGAATGTACTTCACGATATAACTACTGGTTTGGATAATGTTGTCTGAACCACCTAAATTGGTAATTTTGTTTTTATTGGTAGCAATGTTGGCACCGATGCTATAATTCACAGCTCCAATTTTGTTCCGGTGATTCAAAGCCAATTCGAAACCTGTATTTTTCACTTTTCCAATATTTTGCGATGGAGCTGCTGTAATACCGGTTTCCGTAGGTACATTGTATCCTAATAAGATATCGCTTGTATTTTTAATATAATAATCGGCAGTTACCCCCAGAAGTCCATTGAAAATGTCGAAATCCAAACCAATATCCGTCAAAGCAACTTTTTCCCAACCGAGAGTTTCATTAGCCGGTTTGGATTCACCGATACCAATCACTGGTGAATCACTGAAGTTATAATGATTTCCACTACTATAATTTTGGAAGTAATCATAATTACCCACATTGTTTATATTACCAAGTGTACCATAGGAGGCTCTGATTTTCAAATTATTGATCCACTCAATATCTTTCATGAAGCTTTCTT containing:
- a CDS encoding DUF6057 family protein; its protein translation is MGAFYLECPHFTYYLPPILMKRLPYLLFALLFIIYFLCYQGVLSHVIYYHEQHHLFLFSKEYFLKQIHTEGLLGYLTDFIIQFFYIPALGSAILAGILAGIYLLTHYNIKKITGQPDILQLSLIPSVSLFIYTLPVDHSLTLIIGVFLGLLILGCVAFFISGIWKNITLRRINVPGKKKKLIISTALITIYAIGACYIFIHSYNMPERIMIMAEKSVKEKNWENVLTQTEKYINSGRTNQLISYFHNLALYHTGKLPYQLFDYPQKLGVKALYFPWNSDSRESEYGHFIYEDLGYINEAQRWEFEAMVVWGETAPHLLNLARYNIVNKRPEVARRFINLLKQSLFYRKDAEELEKQLYAGSVPGLRMALENNKEHPARFANVINIGPELQYLCEQDTTNRMAFEYLMSDLLLSNNVVRFVDNLKFIRHFKYPEMPPAYQEALYIYKLGVDGETFSKSGFNVSENTEKRFQRYYSLYKNRQMQRLKTEFGNTYWYYLNFISPYGDKIIRN
- a CDS encoding RagB/SusD family nutrient uptake outer membrane protein — its product is MKKNYLYIFATALVVGFSSCSDFLDRYPQEELSDGSFWKTPDDANKVVSDLYGYLSTWDQDNDINSDNATMGIKWAAGNVSKGIYDPADQGWSGDYANVRQCNLILSKIDEIPDYPEADKTKALGQVYFFRAYIYFNLIRSFGDVPYIDKPLDLKDMEGITRMPRAEVYEKIMADFDKAIAALPTEWGASDYGRVTKGAAMAMKARAALYYGNWDTAATEAKNVMDLGLYELYDKDNTGKYAELFWEKADGCDEFILVTQFNYPDKTHYLMGWECFPTKGWGGMNPTQSLVDAFEDSEGAPISKSKIYDPTDPFKNRDPRLEVDILHDGEEMYGVTIKVAPLASSGSTGINQHNDATETGYYGQKWLDPSLDPLSDGWNMGKDWVHIRYAEVLLTYAEAKNELQGLDPEAFDAVNQVRRRVGMPELQNTDPSKPTYCATQDDLRQRIRNEWRVEFCLEGGKRMWDIRRWGIAKDVLNAPFEGLKYKIVDNPNDPDKKVDGGKMCILYQGDPIILSGSRYSDNNYLFPVPQSEIDLNPALTQNPGY
- a CDS encoding TonB-dependent receptor, whose amino-acid sequence is MRKCNMRWFSPQRMKKHLAFALAVSLVAMVPVSAFAQVLKISMTKTNVSIENVLRELEKQSDYTFFYNDNQVKLNKKVSINVSDAPIETVLNEVFKNSGYTYKIVDNQIVVSTAAVTTNNVQVTQQQKQRKVSGIIKDTTGEPVIGASVVEKGNPTNGTITDIDGKFSLTVGGNELQVTYIGYVPEIVSLKAGVSSYNITMKEDTKTLDEVVVVGYGVQKKANLTGSVSSINAEALESRSVSSVSAAMAGTMPGVTAIQSSGAPGLQTGTITVRGKNSVNAANPLVIVDGVPGSMNTIDPQDIESLTVLKDAASAAIYGVQAANGVILITTKKGKKGQDAKVSYSGSVAWATPTAKLNFLGAADYAMLYNEAVKNENPNASLPYSDEDIELFRNGSDPIGHPNTDWYKETFKNFAFEQQHNFSINGGSEKTNYSASVGYLYQGGLTNENDYNRFTGRINVESEISKWFSAGLNVSGYRGTREDGAVGFGTLMSEVTRNSPTLPVYNEDGTFNYSGKANPVAELGRTGFYRQMDQQLNAILHATVHILPELSVKGLFSVRNDIRNIDYFKKHYSYGSGSNIADSGLREGYDKYYIWNEYTSQLLVNYNKSFQKHTIGALFGFEQWEQIYKYTEATRKGGGSDELTESLNTLDKSSQTNSDGGTELARRSYFGRIQYDYADRYLFEANLRADASSRFPKDNRWGVFPAFSAGWRISEENFIKDNLDWMSNLKLRLGWGRTGNEELSDIYPAVATYAYGSYMFGNTLNTTAYEARYVNSALQWATVTNYEIGLDAGFLNNKLGFELSVYKKKTDDMLLKLPVQGILGMSAPVQNAGSVENTGFDLNIFHNNRINKDFSYAVNLNLAYVKNRITNLEGTEGEDPDNNKLWRLEGYPIGSFYGYKAIGYFNTEEELANEPKRTGTEKLGDIKYADLNGDGKIDAANDRTVIGQNFPSWTGGLSINLFWKDFDFSALFQGAFDVDKYCEAESSYAFYNGGKVLKKHLDRWTPENHNASYPRITKDSQTNFVTSSFWLEDGSYVRLKNVSLGYNLPKSWLNRIGVSRIKVYIAGENLLTFCGLEDIDPEESSTRGWSYTNVKKVSLGLKVSF
- a CDS encoding RagB/SusD family nutrient uptake outer membrane protein, whose protein sequence is MKNNIRKIALGLCLTGALTACDLDVVPPADIAAENFWQTEKDAWYALNTCYATLDGVDIWDELCTDNAHSHKPWEGNFEMVQQNGISTANGYGSYYFGTVRIVNNFIANIDKCAVSEELKTRMKAEARFFRALSYLDLTTKFGKVPVITEVLAYDAPNVKRDEVETVRKFILDELAEIAEILPDSYNGSYLYETGRITRAGALALRARAALYFGNYAEAEASAGKIISEGHHSLFRVSSLTTAQQKEADEMDAYIDYAAKGIDKDKFVKGMFSYESLWHKGNASPANPEYIVTREYMADANNYDWTRYTYFIPKSFSQYDGYCSYEPMQDLIDAYWDVDGKTMRNDITMEQRKERYAEIWKDFKDMSQSQFIEKVPQTDIMKYDYMKEFRNRDSRLYVSMMFPFKGWHETIKGTFYFRWDPDLINKDGNESWTGYFYRKMVTLDPYDTWTAEEDYPVIRYAEVLLTYAEARIQNSGWDTEVQKALNDLRDRCGMPDVPTTMPSKEEALAFVRNERRIELAAEGHRFDDIRRYGNDYCSKAMNGPSYAPNGYVVINKVWDNRLMLMPIPQGAIDLNPLLKDDQNPGY